A region of Heptranchias perlo isolate sHepPer1 unplaced genomic scaffold, sHepPer1.hap1 HAP1_SCAFFOLD_390, whole genome shotgun sequence DNA encodes the following proteins:
- the LOC137311990 gene encoding zinc finger protein 79-like, protein MEKPWKCGDCGKGFNYPSELETHRRSHTGERPFTCSLCGKGFTQSSDLLKHQRVHTGERPFKCSDCEKRFKSKIELLRHQRTHTGERPFTCSVCGKGFTQSSALLTHQRVHTGERPFKCSDCEKRFKSKFNLLKHQRTHTGERPFTCSVCGKGFTQSSALLTHQRVHTGERPFKCSDCEKRFKSKFNLLKHQRTHQRVHTGERPFSCSV, encoded by the coding sequence atggagaaaccgtggaaatgtggggactgtgggaagggattcaattacccttcagagctggaaactcatcgacgcagtcacactggggagaggccgttcacctgctccttgtgtgggaagggattcactcagtcatccgacctgctgaaacaccagcgagttcacactggggagagaccttttaaatgttctgactgtgagaagagatttaaaagcaaaattgaactgctgagacaccaacgcacccacactggggagaggccgttcacctgctccgtgtgtgggaaaggattcactcagtcatctgccctgctgacacaccagcgagttcacactggggagagaccttttaaatgttctgactgtgagaagaggtttaaaagcaaatttaatctgctgaaacaccaacgcactcacactggggagaggccgttcacctgctccgtgtgtgggaaaggattcactcagtcatctgccctgctgacacaccagcgagttcacactggggagagaccttttaaatgttctgactgtgagaagaggtttaaaagcaaatttaatctgctgaaacaccaacgcactcaccagcgagttcacactggggagaggccgttctcctgctctgtgtga